One genomic region from Microcella humidisoli encodes:
- a CDS encoding GAF domain-containing sensor histidine kinase produces MTAGGESVDALVERIMQRAAGLDEGYRRVGLLVSAAQTVTESLDLTTQLQRIVGVGRELVGAQYGALGVLSPDGGLESFLHAGFTDEQVRQLGAPPSGRGILGAVITEGRSIRLEHLSHDPRSVGFPAHHPPMDSFLGVPIHVEGTVFGNLYLTEHREGPFDDIDEAIIAALAAMAGTAIANARLYEQSQDDRRWLAASERLTQRLLSGEVGPDDLEAITTSVWELMGDHETQVTETADGELVITPPAGGHPLTDAQRETVARFGRSVAIARELARSRLDEQWIALTDERDRIARDLHDHVIQSLFAVGLSLQSVVGDPSSPTGARIATQVDAIDSTIRQIRQAIYRLSAPPSAGTYSLRARINQLVRETLEGESLDSRLAFSGPVDTLVDLGLGDEVTAVMREALSNAVRHASASLVEASVAVRGAQVVVIVRDDGVGMPETERRSGLANLAARARERGGNFAIETVQPHGTEVRWSVPWESR; encoded by the coding sequence GTGACCGCGGGCGGCGAGAGCGTCGACGCGCTCGTCGAGCGCATCATGCAGCGCGCCGCCGGTCTCGACGAGGGCTACCGACGCGTGGGCCTGCTCGTCTCGGCCGCGCAGACCGTGACCGAGAGCCTCGACCTGACGACGCAGCTGCAGCGCATCGTGGGGGTCGGGCGCGAGCTCGTCGGCGCGCAGTACGGAGCCCTCGGGGTGCTCTCCCCCGATGGCGGGCTCGAGAGCTTCCTGCACGCCGGCTTCACCGACGAGCAAGTGCGGCAGCTGGGCGCGCCGCCGAGCGGGCGCGGAATCCTCGGCGCCGTCATCACCGAGGGACGCAGCATCCGGCTCGAGCACCTCTCGCACGATCCGCGATCGGTCGGGTTCCCGGCGCACCACCCGCCCATGGACTCGTTCCTCGGCGTGCCGATCCACGTCGAGGGCACCGTCTTCGGCAACCTCTACCTTACCGAGCACCGCGAGGGGCCGTTCGACGACATCGATGAGGCGATCATCGCCGCCCTCGCCGCGATGGCGGGCACGGCCATCGCGAACGCGCGCCTCTACGAGCAATCGCAGGATGACCGCCGCTGGCTCGCCGCCTCCGAGCGCCTCACCCAGCGTCTGCTCTCGGGCGAGGTCGGGCCCGACGACCTCGAGGCCATCACGACCTCGGTCTGGGAGCTCATGGGCGACCACGAGACGCAGGTCACCGAGACCGCCGATGGCGAACTCGTCATCACCCCGCCCGCGGGAGGGCATCCCCTGACCGACGCGCAACGCGAGACGGTCGCACGATTCGGCCGATCGGTCGCGATCGCGCGCGAACTCGCGCGCTCGCGCCTCGACGAGCAGTGGATCGCCCTCACCGACGAGCGCGACCGCATCGCGCGCGACCTGCACGACCACGTCATCCAGAGCCTGTTCGCCGTCGGGTTGTCGCTGCAGAGCGTCGTCGGCGACCCCTCGTCGCCGACGGGCGCGCGCATCGCGACCCAGGTCGACGCGATCGACTCGACCATCCGGCAGATCCGGCAGGCGATCTACCGGCTCTCGGCGCCGCCGAGCGCAGGCACCTACAGCCTGCGCGCCCGCATCAACCAGCTCGTGCGCGAGACCCTCGAGGGCGAGTCGCTCGACTCGCGCCTGGCGTTCAGCGGCCCCGTCGATACGCTCGTCGACCTCGGCCTCGGTGACGAGGTGACCGCCGTCATGCGCGAAGCGCTCTCGAACGCCGTGCGGCACGCGAGCGCGAGCCTCGTCGAGGCGAGCGTGGCCGTGCGCGGCGCGCAGGTCGTCGTCATCGTGCGCGACGACGGCGTGGGCATGCCCGAGACCGAACGCCGCAGCGGCCTCGCGAACCTCGCCGCGCGAGCGCGCGAGCGCGGCGGCAACTTCGCGATCGAGACCGTTCAGCCGCACGGCACCGAGGTGCGATGGAGCGTACCCTGGGAGTCACGATGA
- a CDS encoding TerC family protein produces MELAFSPELLIAFATLLVLEIILGIDNVIFISILAAKLPPEQQNKARVLGLSLAMIMRILLLFAASWIISLTNDLFELFGMGFSGRDLILILGGLFLVYKAVVEIHEKLEGAEGHQQSTAKSVTFAGIIVQILLIDIVFSLDSVITAVGMVDELWIMIAAVVIAITLMLFTAKAISDFVNRHPTVKMLALAFLVLIGTTLIAEGFDVKIDKALIYGPIAFAIIVEVLNLVYRGRQAKRRNESVEPVELRPFLVKDEAPDDVTPVHLGGARRRTVDEQNHPDGAP; encoded by the coding sequence ATGGAACTCGCCTTCTCCCCCGAGCTGCTGATCGCTTTCGCCACGCTGCTCGTGCTCGAGATCATCCTCGGCATCGACAACGTCATCTTCATCTCGATCCTCGCGGCGAAACTGCCCCCCGAGCAGCAGAACAAGGCGCGCGTCCTGGGCCTCTCGCTCGCGATGATCATGCGCATCTTGCTGCTGTTCGCGGCGAGCTGGATCATCAGCCTCACCAACGACCTCTTCGAGCTCTTCGGCATGGGCTTCTCGGGGCGCGATCTCATCCTCATCCTCGGCGGGCTCTTCCTCGTCTACAAGGCCGTCGTCGAGATCCACGAGAAGCTCGAGGGTGCCGAGGGCCACCAGCAGTCCACCGCCAAGAGCGTGACCTTCGCGGGCATCATCGTGCAGATCCTGCTCATCGACATCGTGTTCTCGCTCGACTCGGTCATCACCGCGGTCGGCATGGTCGACGAGCTGTGGATCATGATCGCCGCCGTCGTCATCGCGATCACGCTCATGCTCTTCACGGCGAAGGCGATCAGCGACTTCGTGAACCGCCACCCCACCGTCAAGATGCTCGCCCTCGCGTTCCTCGTGCTCATCGGCACGACGCTCATCGCCGAAGGCTTCGACGTCAAGATCGACAAGGCCCTCATCTACGGCCCCATCGCGTTCGCGATCATCGTCGAGGTGCTCAACCTCGTCTACCGCGGCCGCCAGGCGAAGCGTCGCAACGAGAGCGTCGAGCCCGTCGAGCTGCGACCGTTCCTCGTGAAGGATGAAGCGCCCGACGACGTGACCCCCGTGCACCTGGGCGGAGCCCGGCGCCGCACCGTCGACGAGCAGAACCACCCCGACGGCGCGCCGTGA
- a CDS encoding nucleotidyltransferase domain-containing protein, translating to MTNASAYRIAFDAYLARLVAGLEARDDVTGLVLAGSTADRGRVDEWSDHDFLVVADSEANAERMRRELDWLPDAERIVLRPREGVHGLKVVYDDGHVLEFAVFAPGELSLAIANAYEVAIDRGGITETMRDAARKPRPGHEATVRDRAELFLALLLIGVGRHRRGEVLTAGQFVRSHALAHLIALHRAVSAERPEQTARLDDLDGYRRLELVHPQFAAAAAAAIETDPESAARALLALAESGPVGADARWPHEGARTVRTRLGWNAVDAH from the coding sequence ATGACGAATGCAAGCGCTTACAGGATCGCCTTCGACGCATACCTCGCCCGCCTCGTCGCGGGGCTCGAGGCACGCGACGACGTCACGGGCCTCGTGCTCGCCGGGTCCACCGCCGACCGCGGCCGCGTCGACGAGTGGAGCGACCACGACTTCCTCGTCGTAGCCGACAGCGAGGCGAACGCCGAGCGCATGCGCCGCGAGCTCGACTGGCTGCCCGACGCCGAGCGCATCGTGCTGCGCCCGCGCGAGGGCGTGCACGGCCTCAAGGTCGTCTACGACGACGGCCACGTGCTCGAGTTCGCCGTCTTCGCCCCCGGCGAGCTCTCGCTCGCCATCGCCAACGCCTACGAGGTCGCGATCGATCGCGGCGGCATCACCGAGACGATGCGGGATGCCGCGCGAAAGCCGCGCCCCGGCCACGAGGCCACCGTCCGCGACCGCGCGGAACTCTTCCTCGCCCTGCTGCTCATCGGCGTCGGTCGGCACCGCCGCGGCGAGGTGCTCACCGCGGGTCAGTTCGTGCGATCCCACGCCCTCGCGCACCTCATCGCGCTGCATCGGGCCGTGTCGGCCGAGCGGCCCGAGCAGACGGCCCGGCTCGACGACCTCGACGGGTACCGGCGGCTCGAGCTCGTGCATCCGCAGTTCGCCGCCGCGGCGGCCGCCGCGATCGAGACCGACCCCGAATCGGCCGCGCGCGCCCTGCTCGCCCTCGCCGAATCGGGGCCGGTGGGGGCGGATGCGCGCTGGCCGCACGAGGGAGCCCGCACCGTGCGCACGCGGCTCGGCTGGAATGCGGTCGACGCTCACTAG
- a CDS encoding ECF transporter S component, producing MVTTAPTPSTRPRPALQWRVVDIVVASVLGVAGGLVMTLWNLVYSPVTAPLEVALPGLQALMYAVWLFPAVLVGLVVRKPGAALYGELVAASVSALLGGMWGWTAIAWGLVQGLGAEIVFAILLYRAWGLLPAILAGMGAGVGMSIMDLTFYYAGARPEFMVVYAASAIVSGAVIAGLGSWLLVRGLARTGALARFAAGRELAARSTASEPVAAASAAASASAEDARSGS from the coding sequence ATGGTCACGACCGCACCAACCCCCTCCACCCGCCCTCGACCCGCCCTGCAGTGGCGCGTCGTCGACATCGTCGTCGCGAGCGTGCTCGGCGTCGCCGGCGGCCTCGTCATGACGCTGTGGAACCTCGTCTACTCGCCCGTCACGGCACCCCTCGAGGTCGCCCTGCCGGGGCTGCAGGCGCTCATGTACGCCGTCTGGCTGTTCCCGGCCGTGCTCGTCGGTCTCGTCGTGCGCAAGCCCGGTGCGGCGCTCTACGGCGAGCTGGTCGCCGCGTCGGTCTCGGCGCTGCTCGGCGGCATGTGGGGCTGGACGGCGATCGCCTGGGGCCTCGTGCAGGGCCTCGGCGCCGAGATCGTCTTCGCCATCCTGCTCTACCGTGCGTGGGGCCTTCTGCCCGCCATCCTCGCCGGCATGGGCGCGGGCGTCGGCATGTCGATCATGGACCTGACCTTCTACTACGCCGGCGCGCGACCCGAGTTCATGGTCGTCTACGCGGCGAGCGCGATCGTGTCGGGCGCCGTCATCGCCGGGCTCGGCAGCTGGCTGCTCGTGCGGGGGCTCGCTCGAACGGGTGCGTTGGCGCGCTTCGCCGCCGGACGGGAGCTCGCGGCCCGGTCGACGGCGAGCGAGCCCGTGGCCGCCGCATCGGCCGCCGCCTCGGCCTCGGCAGAGGACGCGCGATCGGGCTCGTGA
- a CDS encoding ATP-binding cassette domain-containing protein, which produces MTAARAAALGAQGWSWTPAGRSAPVLDALDVRIEPGERVLLLGASGSGKSTLLQAWAGVLGGADEGEQQGQLTVDGLEVGARRGRVGLLLQDPDAQLVLARAGDDVAFGPENLGEPVDEILAGVPRALDAVGLSALADADTRRLSGGQQQRLALAGVLAMRPAALLLDEPTAQLDPAGVREVAAAVAALVADRGLTLVVVEHRVDVWAPLVDRVIVLDGGRIVADGPVAEVLLEQGARLARRGVWVPGRGPEHPAAPIAASGDELLRATGLAVQPAGGDVIGFASGLDLTVRAGEVVALTGPNGAGKSTLLLTLAGLLPPAAGTIEALGAGDPARWTSAELAERFGVVFQNPEHQFVAATVRDELAVGGADPERVDALLERLRLPHLAASSPFLLSGGEQRRLSVATALATEPRVLLLDEPTFGQDARTWAELAALLAAHRDAGGAVIMATHDRELVAALDAREVALPAVSVPSGESLPDQRVVGDTPGRAPKDRGRRTASSEASPAEGSVAGSGAVGRAPLGERLNPVAAIAASLVPALLLVTTLDVVSAAVALTLQLLLIPFLGIPFRTLLRRTAPVLIAAPLAAATVVLYGRESGTVYAEFLLVRISDGSLELALATLLRILAIGIPAIALFARPDATRLGDALGQNLRLPSRFVLGGVAALRLLTVLRDDARLLERARRARGIGDRGRVRRALGLVFALLVLSIRRGSALAIGMEARGVGAPGPRTWTRPSPWRASDTAVVAVGIAISTVAVVAAVLTGEFTSVIG; this is translated from the coding sequence GTGACCGCGGCTCGCGCGGCCGCCCTCGGGGCCCAGGGCTGGAGCTGGACTCCCGCCGGGCGCTCGGCCCCCGTGCTCGATGCGCTCGACGTGCGCATCGAGCCGGGTGAGCGCGTGCTGCTGCTCGGCGCCTCCGGCAGTGGCAAGTCGACGCTGCTGCAGGCATGGGCGGGCGTGCTCGGCGGGGCCGACGAGGGCGAGCAGCAGGGACAGCTGACCGTCGACGGCCTCGAGGTCGGCGCGCGTCGCGGGCGGGTCGGCCTGCTGCTGCAGGATCCGGATGCGCAGCTCGTGCTCGCGCGCGCCGGCGACGACGTGGCCTTCGGGCCCGAGAACCTCGGCGAGCCGGTCGACGAGATCCTCGCGGGCGTGCCGCGCGCGCTCGACGCCGTCGGGCTCTCGGCGCTCGCCGACGCCGACACCCGACGGCTCTCGGGCGGGCAGCAGCAGCGTCTCGCCCTCGCGGGCGTGCTCGCGATGCGCCCCGCGGCCCTCCTGCTCGACGAGCCCACGGCTCAGCTCGACCCCGCCGGCGTGCGCGAGGTCGCCGCGGCCGTCGCCGCGCTCGTCGCCGACCGCGGGCTGACGCTCGTCGTCGTCGAACACCGCGTCGACGTCTGGGCCCCGCTCGTCGACCGCGTCATCGTGCTCGACGGCGGGCGGATCGTGGCCGACGGCCCCGTCGCCGAGGTGCTGCTCGAGCAGGGGGCGCGGCTGGCGCGGCGCGGTGTGTGGGTTCCCGGGCGCGGACCCGAGCATCCGGCCGCCCCGATCGCGGCGTCGGGAGACGAGCTGCTGCGCGCGACAGGCCTCGCCGTGCAGCCCGCCGGGGGAGACGTCATCGGGTTCGCGAGCGGCCTCGACCTCACCGTGCGCGCGGGCGAGGTCGTCGCCCTCACGGGGCCCAACGGCGCGGGCAAGAGCACGCTGCTGCTCACGCTCGCGGGCCTGCTCCCGCCTGCCGCCGGCACGATCGAGGCCCTCGGCGCCGGGGACCCCGCGCGATGGACCTCGGCCGAGCTCGCCGAGCGGTTCGGCGTCGTCTTCCAGAACCCCGAGCACCAGTTCGTGGCCGCGACGGTGCGCGATGAGCTCGCCGTCGGCGGCGCCGATCCTGAGCGCGTTGACGCCCTGCTCGAGCGGCTGCGGCTGCCGCACCTCGCCGCGTCGAGCCCCTTCCTGCTGAGCGGCGGCGAGCAGCGCCGGCTGTCGGTCGCCACCGCGCTCGCGACCGAGCCGCGCGTGCTGCTGCTCGACGAGCCGACCTTCGGGCAGGACGCCCGCACGTGGGCCGAGCTCGCCGCGCTCCTCGCGGCCCACCGCGACGCCGGGGGAGCCGTCATCATGGCGACGCACGACCGCGAGCTCGTCGCGGCACTCGACGCGCGCGAGGTCGCACTCCCGGCCGTGTCCGTTCCCTCCGGTGAATCGCTGCCGGATCAGCGTGTCGTCGGCGACACGCCGGGCAGAGCGCCCAAAGACCGGGGCAGGCGGACAGCGTCGAGCGAGGCGAGCCCCGCTGAGGGGAGCGTCGCCGGCTCGGGTGCGGTGGGTCGCGCGCCGCTCGGCGAGCGGCTCAACCCCGTCGCCGCGATCGCGGCCTCGCTCGTGCCCGCCCTGCTGCTCGTCACGACGCTCGACGTCGTCTCGGCCGCTGTCGCCCTCACGCTGCAGCTGCTGCTCATCCCGTTCCTGGGCATCCCGTTCCGCACCCTGCTGCGGCGCACCGCTCCCGTGCTCATTGCGGCCCCGCTCGCCGCCGCCACGGTCGTGCTCTACGGCCGCGAGTCGGGCACGGTCTACGCCGAGTTCCTGCTCGTGCGCATCAGCGACGGATCCCTCGAGCTCGCCCTCGCGACCCTCCTGCGCATCCTCGCCATCGGCATCCCCGCGATCGCCCTGTTCGCGCGCCCCGATGCGACGCGGCTGGGGGATGCTCTCGGCCAGAACCTCCGCCTGCCCAGTCGCTTCGTGCTGGGCGGCGTCGCCGCGCTGCGCCTGCTGACCGTGCTGCGCGACGACGCCCGCCTGCTCGAGCGGGCCCGGCGCGCGCGCGGCATCGGCGACCGCGGCCGGGTGCGCCGTGCGCTCGGGCTCGTCTTCGCGCTGCTCGTGCTGTCGATCCGCCGCGGGTCGGCGCTCGCGATCGGCATGGAGGCGCGCGGCGTCGGCGCCCCCGGCCCGCGCACCTGGACCCGGCCCTCGCCGTGGCGCGCATCCGACACCGCGGTCGTCGCGGTCGGTATCGCCATCTCGACCGTCGCCGTCGTCGCGGCCGTGCTCACGGGGGAGTTCACGAGTGTCATCGGCTGA
- a CDS encoding nucleoside/nucleotide kinase family protein, whose protein sequence is MSSADGAPPRITLVDGRSGAGKTTWATALARRTGAQLLSLDDVYPGWDGLEAAEAHVLEHVLRAIAEGRPPRWRSWNWVDEEPGAWHALDPARDLVIEGCGAISPAARSLAHHAVWVELADDAERRRRAIARDGEVFARNWTRWAQQEDAHAALHAPRETADEIVEPLSPPSARTP, encoded by the coding sequence GTGTCATCGGCTGACGGCGCCCCGCCGCGCATCACCCTCGTCGACGGCCGCTCGGGAGCGGGCAAGACCACCTGGGCCACCGCGCTCGCGCGACGCACGGGTGCCCAGCTGCTGAGCCTCGACGACGTCTACCCGGGGTGGGACGGCCTCGAGGCGGCCGAGGCGCACGTGCTCGAGCACGTGCTGCGCGCGATCGCCGAGGGTCGGCCGCCGCGCTGGCGCTCGTGGAACTGGGTCGACGAGGAGCCCGGTGCCTGGCACGCCCTCGACCCCGCACGCGACCTCGTGATCGAAGGATGCGGTGCCATCAGCCCCGCCGCCCGCTCGCTCGCGCACCACGCCGTGTGGGTCGAGCTGGCCGACGATGCCGAGCGGCGCCGACGCGCGATCGCGCGCGACGGCGAGGTCTTCGCCCGCAACTGGACGCGCTGGGCGCAGCAGGAGGACGCGCACGCCGCGCTCCACGCGCCTCGAGAGACGGCAGACGAGATCGTCGAGCCGCTCAGCCCGCCCAGCGCTCGAACACCGTGA
- a CDS encoding D-alanyl-D-alanine carboxypeptidase family protein, with protein sequence MSGARRVRRVLSGVVALAVVLGVVYGAAALLTPVPRLHIEQTLSAAVDGGWDDTLALPAAGSTALLAGSGSIVEAGDAEPRPIAGMAKLVLAHVVLDAEPLGAGGTGEAITIDQQHIERYRELDAAGARTVAVRFGQTWTRRDLLAATVIGSGNNTAELLVDEVFGGLDAYLAAARAWLDENGLSSTTVVDGTGLDPASLSTAADLARLGALSLENPALAALLESRPRTTQGGAAFADEAAFLRELGTTGLVRTYTDAAGVCVLLAITVDDETIIVAALGQPGYPAAEDAVGALLESVRTSVRPVEVVAAGQVVAIARSAWGQETELVATEGVSVSSTELDGLGLRLEAASRSTIVRGADAGSLVVETGEAEQVVRLESTSAITEPGVAWRFADPITVFERWAG encoded by the coding sequence GTGAGCGGGGCGCGCCGCGTGCGCCGGGTGCTGAGCGGCGTCGTGGCCCTCGCCGTCGTGCTCGGCGTCGTCTACGGCGCTGCGGCGCTGCTGACTCCCGTGCCGCGGCTGCACATCGAGCAGACCCTGTCGGCGGCCGTCGACGGCGGCTGGGACGACACGCTCGCGCTGCCCGCCGCGGGGTCGACGGCCCTGCTCGCCGGCAGCGGCTCGATCGTCGAGGCCGGCGATGCCGAGCCGCGGCCCATCGCGGGCATGGCCAAGCTCGTGCTCGCCCACGTCGTGCTCGACGCCGAGCCGCTCGGGGCGGGCGGCACCGGGGAGGCCATCACGATCGACCAGCAGCACATCGAGCGGTACCGCGAGCTCGACGCCGCGGGCGCCCGCACGGTCGCCGTGCGCTTCGGCCAGACCTGGACGCGCCGCGACCTGCTCGCCGCCACGGTCATCGGCTCGGGCAACAACACCGCCGAGCTGCTCGTCGACGAGGTGTTCGGCGGGCTCGACGCCTACCTCGCCGCCGCGCGCGCGTGGCTCGATGAGAACGGGCTCTCGAGCACGACCGTCGTCGACGGCACAGGACTCGACCCGGCCTCGCTCTCGACCGCCGCCGACCTCGCCCGGCTCGGCGCGCTCAGCCTCGAGAACCCCGCGCTCGCCGCGCTGCTCGAATCGCGACCCCGCACGACGCAGGGTGGCGCGGCCTTCGCCGACGAGGCCGCCTTCCTGCGCGAGCTCGGCACCACGGGCCTCGTGCGCACGTACACCGACGCGGCGGGGGTGTGCGTGCTGCTCGCGATCACGGTCGACGACGAGACGATCATCGTCGCCGCCCTCGGCCAGCCGGGCTACCCCGCCGCCGAGGATGCGGTGGGGGCGCTGCTCGAGAGTGTGCGCACGAGCGTTCGACCCGTCGAGGTCGTGGCCGCCGGGCAGGTCGTCGCCATTGCGCGCTCGGCCTGGGGGCAGGAGACCGAGCTCGTGGCGACCGAGGGCGTGTCGGTCAGCTCGACCGAGCTCGACGGGCTCGGGCTGCGGCTCGAGGCCGCCTCGCGGTCGACCATCGTGCGGGGCGCGGATGCGGGCAGCCTCGTCGTCGAGACGGGTGAGGCCGAGCAGGTCGTGCGGCTCGAGTCGACGAGTGCAATCACGGAACCCGGTGTCGCGTGGCGCTTCGCCGACCCGATCACGGTGTTCGAGCGCTGGGCGGGCTGA
- a CDS encoding metallopeptidase family protein, which translates to MVEGLENVIFVTEDRPADGSLDLLGLYEGTALTDRGQYGFGELPDRIVLYREPLLAAAEGDLEVLRDEIHVTLVHEIAHYFGIDDDELHRLGWA; encoded by the coding sequence ATGGTCGAGGGGCTCGAGAACGTGATCTTCGTGACGGAGGACCGCCCCGCTGACGGCTCGCTCGATCTGCTCGGGCTCTACGAGGGCACCGCCCTCACCGACCGCGGGCAGTACGGCTTCGGCGAGCTGCCCGACCGCATCGTCCTCTATCGCGAGCCGCTGCTCGCGGCGGCGGAGGGGGATCTCGAGGTGCTGCGCGACGAGATCCACGTCACGCTCGTGCACGAGATCGCGCACTACTTCGGCATCGACGACGACGAGCTGCACCGATTGGGCTGGGCGTGA
- a CDS encoding DUF2017 family protein — MRITVPTDDPALVGLVHVEPEEARILVSLADQLQALLADALESPVDDDSAVRRVLPDAYRHEPELADEWRRLSRRGLVDRKIGFARTLSTALAPVADEGIARTVPLTMDAALDWVRGIGDLRLVIADRMGIIVDGDEGAFAEPGLRDVYDWLAWMQDGIVQVLEVREPDAHPAAGGPS; from the coding sequence GTGAGGATCACCGTGCCGACCGACGACCCCGCGCTCGTCGGCCTCGTGCACGTCGAACCCGAGGAGGCGCGCATTCTCGTCTCGCTCGCCGACCAGTTGCAGGCACTGCTCGCCGACGCGCTCGAGTCGCCGGTCGACGACGACTCGGCCGTGCGCCGCGTGCTGCCCGATGCCTACCGGCACGAGCCCGAGCTCGCCGACGAGTGGCGGCGCCTCAGCCGGCGCGGCCTCGTCGACCGCAAGATCGGCTTCGCGCGCACGCTGTCGACCGCGCTCGCGCCGGTCGCCGACGAGGGGATCGCGCGCACCGTGCCGTTGACGATGGATGCCGCCCTCGACTGGGTGCGCGGCATCGGCGACCTGCGCCTCGTCATCGCCGACCGCATGGGCATCATCGTCGACGGCGACGAGGGCGCGTTCGCCGAGCCCGGCCTGCGCGACGTGTACGACTGGCTCGCCTGGATGCAAGACGGAATCGTGCAGGTGCTCGAGGTGCGCGAACCGGATGCGCACCCCGCCGCGGGGGGTCCGTCGTGA
- the clpS gene encoding ATP-dependent Clp protease adapter ClpS, with protein sequence MTSIAPARARTDGATREQVIERPLHAAEVPWTIVVWNDPVNLMSYVSWVFRRHFGVDAQTADELMIQVHTAGRATLAHGNREHMERHAEAMHEYGLWATVERAPR encoded by the coding sequence ATGACCTCGATCGCCCCGGCCCGCGCGCGCACCGACGGTGCGACGCGCGAGCAGGTGATCGAGCGGCCCCTGCACGCCGCCGAGGTGCCGTGGACGATCGTGGTCTGGAACGACCCCGTCAACCTCATGAGCTACGTCTCGTGGGTGTTCCGCCGCCATTTCGGGGTGGATGCGCAGACCGCCGATGAGCTCATGATACAGGTGCACACCGCGGGCCGGGCGACGCTCGCCCACGGCAACCGCGAGCACATGGAGCGCCACGCCGAGGCCATGCACGAGTACGGCCTGTGGGCCACCGTCGAGCGGGCACCCCGATGA
- a CDS encoding SHOCT domain-containing protein, producing the protein MTDALLTGRVLDSFVPLDPGNPVDLVPGGGAFVGLFALLFFAAIGFGIWRMTVVNSASKQLGLSDEQRLLAVTDEQAGAAIVTGAIISDAIAGRPGADGAVPDLPTRLASLQSALDKGLITQEEFASTRQRMLDEA; encoded by the coding sequence ATGACCGATGCCCTGCTGACGGGCCGCGTGCTCGACTCGTTCGTGCCGCTCGACCCGGGCAATCCGGTTGATCTCGTGCCGGGGGGCGGCGCCTTCGTCGGCCTCTTCGCGCTGCTGTTCTTCGCGGCGATCGGGTTCGGCATCTGGCGCATGACGGTGGTCAACTCGGCCTCGAAGCAGCTCGGGCTCTCCGACGAGCAGCGGCTGCTCGCCGTGACCGACGAGCAGGCCGGCGCCGCCATCGTGACGGGGGCCATCATCTCCGATGCGATCGCGGGTCGCCCGGGCGCCGACGGCGCGGTGCCCGATCTTCCGACGCGGCTGGCGTCGCTGCAGTCGGCGCTCGACAAGGGCCTCATCACGCAGGAGGAGTTCGCGAGCACGCGCCAGCGCATGCTCGACGAGGCCTGA
- the orn gene encoding oligoribonuclease — MSSTTDRLVWIDCEMTGLDLAVDDLIEVAVVITDYELEPVHPGFSIVIAPTEAGLANMGEFVREMHATSGLLDELEAGVPLETAEQQVLAYITEHVPAAGQAPLAGNTIGTDRAFIARSMPSVDAHLHYRSVDVSSIKELVRRWFPRVYFNAPAKNGGHRALADILESIRELEYYRRAGFVGEPGPTSDEAQAAAAEVVQKWAPRL; from the coding sequence GTGAGTTCAACGACCGATCGCCTCGTCTGGATCGACTGCGAGATGACGGGGCTCGATCTGGCGGTCGACGACCTCATCGAGGTGGCGGTCGTCATCACCGACTACGAGCTCGAGCCCGTGCATCCCGGCTTCTCGATCGTCATCGCGCCCACCGAGGCGGGCCTCGCGAACATGGGCGAGTTCGTGCGCGAGATGCACGCGACGAGCGGCCTGCTCGACGAGCTCGAGGCGGGCGTACCGCTCGAGACGGCCGAGCAGCAGGTGCTCGCCTACATCACCGAGCACGTTCCGGCGGCGGGCCAGGCGCCGCTCGCGGGCAACACGATCGGCACTGACCGCGCCTTCATCGCCCGATCGATGCCGAGCGTCGACGCGCACCTGCACTACCGCTCGGTCGACGTCTCGAGCATCAAAGAACTCGTGCGCCGGTGGTTCCCCCGCGTCTACTTCAATGCCCCCGCGAAGAACGGCGGGCACCGGGCGCTCGCCGACATCCTCGAGTCGATCCGCGAGCTCGAGTACTACCGCCGGGCGGGCTTCGTGGGCGAGCCCGGGCCGACGTCCGACGAGGCGCAGGCCGCCGCGGCAGAGGTCGTGCAGAAGTGGGCGCCCCGCCTGTAA
- a CDS encoding thioredoxin family protein — translation MRLELFTSAFCDPCHRAREVIAEAQRLVPALQVDERDVAAHQDRAAELGIRSTPTTIIYDRDGGELLRAEGVPTLPRLLTALAEALP, via the coding sequence GTGCGCCTCGAGCTCTTCACCTCCGCCTTCTGCGACCCGTGTCATCGGGCGCGTGAGGTGATCGCCGAGGCGCAGCGGCTCGTGCCGGCCCTCCAGGTCGATGAACGGGATGTCGCGGCGCATCAGGATCGTGCCGCCGAGCTCGGCATCCGCAGCACGCCGACGACGATCATCTACGACCGCGACGGCGGCGAACTGTTGCGCGCCGAAGGGGTTCCAACGCTGCCGCGCCTGCTCACGGCGCTCGCCGAGGCGCTGCCCTAG